In Megalops cyprinoides isolate fMegCyp1 chromosome 16, fMegCyp1.pri, whole genome shotgun sequence, the genomic window GGAATGACGTGGGAGAAATACCTGTCAGGTGTTCTGCCTGAAGAGGCCACGTGGATGTCACCCGCTGGGCCGGAGGTGTCGGGCGAGGTCAGCTGACCCCTGGCTTCAGTTAGTTACGCAGCGGATCGCAGGGGCTGGCACGTGTGAGGACACCGGGGCGAGGGGAAAGGCCTGTTTTCCTCATCAGCGGACATCATCCACCTTCTCTCCGGCTGTCCAGGCACTTCGCCTCATTCAGGCTCCAAACGCTCAACAGGGGCACAGGCACCGGGGCTTTCACACAGTGCAAcggtgtatgtatgtgtgcgtgtatgtgtgtgtgtgtacaggggtGTGAAACTATGGCAACCATACATACCATCAGAGATGAGATACGGTAATTTAGCAATATTGATGGCATTATTGCAATATTGGACCCTCAGGGAAAGGTACTATGATCCTGTGGTCATCAGTATTCCTCAGGTCCAGAGCTCACATTTATCActatttatcatttcattagTAGAATAGAGCAGCCATTGCACTGAATATTAATAGAACCCTTGCATGTGGAACACTTGTAGAAACATTCCCTTCCATGCCAGGATGGCAGTAAAACAACATCTTTCATGTCTCTAGTTTCTGACTTTGACATtcagtatcaaagcaatgcCCACCTTTCTGAGGATATCACACGAGAATATTTGAAGACATAATATAAAATCACTCTGTGTTCCTGGTGAAGAATAAAAGAGTTTTGAtcttgtattttcatatttgtttcattttgaatactGTCAAGTTCTAACATGAACTTGTATTCATACAATACaacatatttatgtttgaaGTCATGCTCAGGTAATAAGATGGTCTCTTTTACAAATAGGTACTTCAAATCAGGTGTGACCTTAGAaatcaagccccccccccccaccctctgcccacatacacacacacacacacacacacacacacacacactttcaatTCAGCTTCTGTTAATCAAGAACAAATCAacataaaaaaaggaaaacagaataGAGGGTTGATAGCACTACAGATGCGACACACGCCTACGCACACTATTTTGATACCTTGAATTAAAATAGTGTGAGTAATGTTTTCCCTCGAGTCTTTGCCGTCTTTGATTTCCAatttctgcctgtctgcacaAGGACGGCTTCTGATGAAGACATGCGACTCGAAATGTGATAAAGGAACGCAACGCCAGATCTCTGAACTCGCGCCTCTTTTACGGCCCAGAGGACCTCTGTACCATTTGGCAGAGGAAGGGTGAAACACAAGAGGATAAAACTGGAAATTAACGGCAACCAAAAAGTACATTAATCACGTTGCAGATGTGTTGGCAAAACACTAAATCAGCCTGCCCTGTTCTTATTCCCAGTCGAGCACAATTGAGTGCTCTCTCTGCGCAATCCCATGAGCCAAATGTTCAGCCATTATTAAGcgcttcattttattttctttcgattttctgtctgtgtgtgtgtgtaggggtgtgttCACACTGGGAGGGAGACTGCTAGTTGAAATTtgcacttacattacattatcttattacttatccagagccaccttatccatttatacagctagatatttactgagggaattgtgggctaagtatcttgcccaaggcatatagcagtgcctcagcggggaatcaagcccacaaccttttggttacgagcccagCTGCTtcccactataccacactgctgaccagTGTCATCGTTTTGAAAAAGGTGTAACTCATGTCTTTCTCCTGGTCATATTGTGTTCAATTAGACTTAACAGCATAAAACTCACACCTCAGATCTAAACCTGAAACGttattgtctgtctgtctcttagTGATAGCAGGTCACAAAGTGATTAAATGTTGACATTTATGGGCAATGtcaccatctagtggtcaaaagtaataaaacagaAGATAATAATACTCTCTTAGAAACCATACCTCAatcttttaaacaaatgctATCAGTGGTTAATTTTGCTCAATGTTAGATATTTCTAACCAAATACTAATCCTGAGGTTTAAGCCCGGCAATATGTACAGAGATCaacaatattaaattacattacattattacaatatttaacaaaaaaagagtCTATTTCTCTACACCAGCAGGAGGTCTTTACATACAATGacttctgaaaaagaaaaaaaaatggtccaaTAGCCAAAATAACTGTCTGAATAACTATGTCATTCAGATAACACCAAGGGACTGTTAGCGTCCTGTACATATTCATCCAAACACTACAGACTTATAAAGCTTGCATACTAaaaacacagtaacagcagACCAAGTATGAAACcttgtttatttatatgcaaataACTGAGGCTTTGTAGTGCCAATGCATCACAAACTCCACAGTAGAGAACCTGTTCCAGATTGTCACAAAACACTGTTAGTAAACATTTTCCACAATTGCATTGCACTCTGTGTAGTTGGAAAGTAACGCGTTTTCCATACAGTGTAATGTCACTAAAATACATCCGATTACAAAATATAGTCCTTATCCTTATTAATATAAACATTTGAATAAACTTCATTCATAACCAGGTGAGTGGGTGAAGAGCCACAGgtgcaaatgtgtgtgcgtttatataaatatatctgcCCTGGATATTCCAAAGTCTAAGAAGTACATTCTTATATTCTTAGTATATCTCTGTAAAATAGTACTTTGCtatatatttcttttgaaaaaatatacattcatcTCTCTgttaatatatgcatatatgtgtaccTTCCAGCTGGGTGAAATTATGATGGATCTTTGATTTGGCAATAAACTGAAGAACACCAGGacacactgtgaaaatgttCTGCTCAGCTGGTGTTTCTCACCGGCTACACACTAAATACAGTCCTGTGCACTTCAGCTGGTGAACAGGGGAGAAATAACATAAGCTATGCCAATAAACTGAGACATACAGAGAAGATTTCTGCTTGTTGCCAAAAAGGCAGGGGATTTTCTGCAACTGAGCAGCAAAAATATGCAATTCAGCCATTAAAAACCAAGCCTGACCGGTATGACTTCATTCACTTTGAATAGATCAATCGTCTGAAGGTCTCCTTCGCAGGCCTTAGGGGCATTCCTCACGAGCGATCAAAAGCACCTAATAAGTACACACAGGGTATTTTCAGACGCAGCGCAGGGCAGAACCAATGGCTGAGTACCACAGTGGATACTAGTTCCACTGCAAACCCTGAGAGCTTGAAACCCTAAACGCACAAACATGACATGGTCAAATGGCTCCCCCTGCTGTAAACATTCGGTACTCCCAAACACCAGCCAATTGATGTTTGGGTTTTAGTCAAGTTAGTCATTTGTAGCAAAGGCAGGACCTGGGTTTGAGCTCCAACTACATAAGGGTGCCATTTTGAGTGACTTACATCTGTACGGGAATATCTTGAGATAAAACATTGTTCCATTCAATGGAGGTTTGgcaattttttcttttcagaaatgacacaaaacaccCATCCCAAAAGTGTTTGGAGGGCTGAGGGTTCATTCTGATCTTCTGACAACCATTTGTCCACTTGTAAATTTCCTTTGCAATGTGCAGATCAGAGGACAGCAAAAACAGATGGTCACCACGGAAACAAGTCCTCCATCGTGTCACCACTCTGGAACAAACATGGAGACAGGGGGCGGAAGGGGAGGagtttgtggggaaaaaatgtaccAGGAGAGTCAACGCAGGCCATGAATACTTCAACAAAAGGGTACAACTCTCTGCACTAGTTCTTTATGCAAACCCGGTTTTGCTTGACAAAACTCAGTCCCTGTCCTCAGTCAGTCAATGCAATGCGCTTAGCCCTTGACATGGAGCCAGAAATGCTAATAAGCATTACTATTTCTAATTTCTCTCTCATTATTAAGAGCTGAAGGAGTGTTGAAACGAACATCAGGGATGAAAAAGCTGACTGAACATGCCTTACGGTCTGAGGAACCACACTACTGTTGGAGTGAGCAGGGGCCCTGAGGGTTTTGCCTGTTATTGCTCGTTATTGCTATGgctaacactctctctctctcacactgtctccctCCAGGCTGCTCGGCGAGAATCATTCTGCAGCTGTGGAAATCAGCAGTGCCAAACAAGGACCACAGTCGCAGCCGATGCGCAGCCACGCTGAGGTAAGCATCTGCGTTTCCTCACAAACCTCAGGACGAAATCCAGAACAGCCCAAACAAGTGGGCCCAAAGTACGAAAGGTCCTGTCCCTCTACGCCAAGCTGTCAAGCCCGTCTGTGTACTACGCGGAGTGTTTCTAACATGATTCATAGTTACCCACTCCATGCCTGCATGCACTGAAAGTGAAAACCGAGCACCTGAAGCAATTATGAGTTTTAACACAATTCTGCTCAAATGTAACAGTGTATGTCAACTTcagtgtggtgtgcatgtgtatgtgtattacatacatacacatatatagatatacaagCATATCTATGCACACTTATACAAAGAAGAGTgcaatatacatacatatctatattttttccccctaccAAATTGCCTTCACCGACTCATTGCAATGGACCGAATTATCTCCTGGAGGAGGACTCATGTCTCCAATGTCAAATCAATCACCACAACAAGCAATGGTTTTACAATAAAAGGTACAAGTTACATTCCAAGTTCGGTATTGGATGGAGAGACTCCTCCCTAGTGTACCATTCTGTTTTACATTCTAACTGCAGAGTCTGTATTCTGACTATGGGATGTGATGAGTGGTGCAGAACGGCAATGCCTGCAAAAATCTTCAGCCTCTACGGCATGCACACACTGCAAGCAGTGACCTTTAGGTTGGATATCTATGGCAGTGTGGGGTATGGCGGTTAGCATAGCTGACCTGTAGGTCATGAGTTTAAAGCCCATGTTGAAGATTAAAATAAGACGTACAAATTGGTTATGGAATGCACAAATTGTGCCAACATTTGCCCTTTTGTCTGTCAAGGAAATAAAATACTTCTACTCATGAACACTAGACTGTTAAAGAGAGAGGCAAGGTTTTCCTTCTTTAAAATCCCTGCCTTGAATAAAAGTAACAGCATATATTAcccaaaagagagagagagagagcgagagtaGCTTGAGGTCTCGAAAACTGTTAGGGCTAACAACGCTAAAAGCGAGAACATGTAAAAGGCTTCTACAGGTGATTTTAATATCTTGAAAAACAAGCTGCACCTTTGAATACGTCGCCCCTTGTTAAGGTGGACCCTGAGGACATGGGCGAATACACCAGGTATTACAGTAACTCCTGTGCTGTCCCCCCatggaatgctgggaaatggagTGCAGGGTGGGCCTGCTCTGGAGCTGCTCAGCTGGCTGCCATACTGACTGCCCGGgcctcacagctgcagaacaaGGCCTTCCACCCCTAAACCCTCCCCTAGTAAGATCTTGTTGAAGACCCTGTGTTTGGACattttgagtgtgagtgtgagtgtgagcgagagagtgtgtgtgcgtgtgtgtgtctgtgtgcgcgtgcgtgtgcgtgtgtgtgagagagagagagagtgtgcatgtgcgcgtgtgagagagagagagagagtgtgtgtgtgcgtgtgtgtgtgtgtgtgtgtgtgtgtgtgtgtgtgagagagagagagtgtgcgtgtgcgcatgtgagagagagagagagagagagagagagagagagagagagagagagagagagagagagagagagagagagagagagagagagagtgtgtgtgtgtgtgtgtgtgtgtgtgtgtgtgtgtgtgtgtgtgtgtgtgtgtgtgtgagagagtctgcgtgcgcgtgtgtgtgtatgtatgtatgtgtgcgtgcgtgcgtgtgtgtgtgtatatttttgtgtaggcatgtgaaaatgtgagtatgtgttGAGTCAGGAGCACACAGAGCCGGGGCTGGGTGCCAGGCTGCAGACCGGTGGGAGGCCGCTGTACAGCTGGGGGTCGGTCATGgggaagagcagcagcagaaagagcagcagccccagcaggTAGAAGCACAGCAGGGACAGGCGCTGGGGGTGATCCAGGGCCGTGCTCACTGCCGGGAAACCCATGTAGTTACAGAAGGAGTGACACAGCACCGGGCCCAGCAGGTGACCTGCACACAGAGGGGAgggtcagaaacacacacacacagtgccaacacgcgcacacgcgcacacgcgcgtgcacacacacacacacacacacacacacacacacacacacacacacacacacacacacacacagtgccaacacgcgcacacgcgtgtgcacacacacacacacacacacacactgccaacacgtgcacacgcacacacgcacacacacacacacacacacacacacacacgcacacacacgcacacacacagtgcaaacacgcacatacacaagcTCGCACGTGCACATGTagacacaaatgtacatatatgcacCCTAGACTGAAAAGCTagacctgcacacagacacatggagatcagaaacacacacacacacacgcacacagagagaagCCCGTATCCTGGTGCTCACCTGTTCTGATGAAGATGAAGGCAGTGTAGGCTCCAAAAACCGCAGTGTAGGAGAACTGGAATGCTGCAACAGTCACAAAGAGTAACTCACCACCTACCTCTCGCTTACTCATCACTCACTCCCTCCACAGTCTGCCTCATCTGTCACAGTTTACCCTCACACCTGGACAACAGCCTCGTTCACAAACCTCTCATCTGGACACAAGCAGAACAATCACCCCCTCACCTATAAATGCACTCTCACTGATCTCTGTCTCTGAATTAGCTCATCATCAGACAGTTTATTCAGCCACGTTGTAATGCGTGTCCtcgtgtgtgcatgagtgtgtgtgcgtgtgtgtgtgtgtgtgtgtgtgtgcgcgcacgagtgtgtgtgtttgtgtgcgtatgcacatgtgcatgagtatgcatgtgagcatgcgtgtgtgtgggtatgtgtgtatatatgtttgtgtgtgtgtgtgtttgtgtgtgtgatatgcagtgtgtatgtgagtgtgtgtgtgtgtgtgtgtgtgtgtgtgtgtgtgtgatatgcagtgtgtatgtgagtgtgtgtgtgtgtgtgtgatatgcagtgtgtatgtgagtgtgtgtgtgtgtgtgtgatatgcagtgtgtatgtgagtgtgtgtgtgtgtgtgtgtgtgatatgcagtgtgtatgtgagtgtgagtgagtgtatgtgagtgtgtgtgtgtgtgtgtgtgtgtgtgtgtgtgtgtgtgcgtatgtgtgtgtgtaatatgcagtgtgtatgtgagtgtgagtgcatgtgtgtgtgatatgcagtgtgtatgtgagtgtgagtgagtgtgtatgtgcgtatgtgcgtatgtgagtgctgtctctgtttgcACTGTGTGAATGGACCTGCATCACTCAGGTGTTTTACCTGCAGACAGAAAGATGCTGGACACACTGCCTTGTCTGAAGCGCAGCAGCTCAATCACATGGTGGAAGTGGGCTgcaatgacacacagacactgcgcAGTTACATTCACatactgcacagacacattcacatactgcacagacacacagatactgcacagacacattcacatactgcacagacacattcactcactggctgcacagacacattcacatactgcacagacacacagatactgcacagacacattcacatactgcacagacacattcactcacacagtgGGCAGATACATTCACTcgcacactgcacagacagctaCGGAatcacagccacagacacaggTAGGGGGGACAGGTAGACACAGACAGGCTGGAGAGGGTCGTAGGTTTGCAAAGTAAACACGGACAGACAGGTGCACGCAGCGCCGACGCAGCGTCTCGGTGACTCACCCACTCCGAAGAAGAGCGGGCAGGTGAAGATGGCAGCTCCGGGACCGGTGCAGGGCACCAGCATGGGCAGCATGCTGGCCCGGAACACCAGCTCCTCCGTCAGCGGCGCCACCACCTGGTTCCTCAGAATCCGcatgtcactcacacacagagcccagaaCGACGGGTCTGCAGGGGGAGTGAGCAtcaggcaggcaggcacacacacacacacacacacacacacacacacacacacacacacgcacatacacactgcatatctcacacacacacacacacacatacacacacacacacacacagcatatcacacacacacacaagcatgagGCGGTCTCACAAAGCACAACCACAAACTCACCAATTCCCACTTTGATTCCATCTAGGAAACCCCAGGGGCAGTCCATGGCTAGGTGGACCAGGGGACCCAGGAACAGCACCTGATGGGTGGGCAGAGATTAGACCTGCCTTTGAAGGAGACAGGATCCACCCATAGATCATTTcagcaaatgaataattcatgcttTGCTGTAGCTTTTGTGACTTCAAAGCCACTTTTAATATCTTTATGATTGATCTCAGCGAGTTATGCACTTcaataggaaaaaaatctatatttggTCTCAGAATGCAGCCGTGGTGGAGAAAGAGTCCTTATTATCGATCCAAAGGACctattctctctctgctgaaaacaacttcacagcagatgaaaaaacaggctgttttttactgtgtttaaaGCCCACAGCTCACAGGTTTCAGACGTGGGCCCATCAAGAGGTGTTCCGATTTTATGCACAGTCAGGATTAATGAAGAGACACACAGCCCCAGCTAACTAATATCTCCCAAAATGACTCTGCGGTTTACTGATCAGCGGTCTACGGAGACCTGGAAAAACGAGGGCTATGACGGCCAGGCACACAGAGGTAAATGAGCAGATGCGTTACCATGGTGAGCAGCAGCGGCAGAGTGGCAGCTGGCACGATGCCCTCCAGCCGTATTCCCATCAGTGACAGCAGGGAGGGCCCAGGCTGCAGGGGAGAAACCCAGGGGGGAGAGAcacggagacagagaggagtcagaCTCCATTTACACCTGGCATTGAAATGCATCCCCGGGGAGATGTTGGGCAACATCAGAGGTTGATGGATTAATGGGCAagatcagaggtcagaggttggtggctgtttgtgtgtttgggtcggcagtgtggcacagtggttgaggagcaggactcgtaaccaaaaggttgccagttcgattccctacttggaaactgctgctgtacccttgggcaaggtacttaacccacaattgcctcagtaaatatccagctgtattaatggatgatattgtaaaaaactgtaaccaatgtaagtcgctctggataagagtcgTAATCAAATTTGCTGAACCACTTCCCGTGGTGTTCGAGGATGAACTGTGGCCCTGCGGAGGGCAAGTGCAAATGCTCTGAACTCATGAAGCTGTTTCTGACAATTTGCGTCACCCTACAACCCCACTCTTTTGACAATctcatatgaaacaaaaaaagagagaaaatgtgcaATGCAATTGTTActaaaaacatttaacagaatCGGTAGGAAATAAATGGccataataaaaacacagttttatcaTGTTATTTGCCTTTGATTTAAATAGGTTAAATGACTATTTTAATGTCAGGTGAACCACGCCTATCATTCCACCCACCAGGCTATGGTTGGAACAAAGAAAtaggggggagacagagattTGATGAAGCAGGGGGTTGGGTGAGAAACATAAggagtgaaaaacagaaagagagacagaaagataactgacagaaaaaagtgTGGGGTATTTTTATAGACACATAATGTGATTACATCCCATCAATCTTTTTGGGAGATTCTTAGAAGGATATAAAATAAGGATGTGTGACTCGGTGCCCCTGAATGCCTGTAATATTAAATCTTTATTGTTGATGCTGCGCTGCCAGGTGCTGTTCCACACTCAGTAAGGCCAGTTTGGTTTGCGAAATGACGGCGAATACGATGCGAGCCTTTACGCACCGCTGCAAGACATACCGTGCGGTGCTGCACTCACCCTCACGCCGGTGATCTCCTTCCATGCCCACACGAAGGCCGGCGACAGCGCCGAGACGATGAGCACACTGGTGAAACGCCTCTTTATCACAGCCGGGTGATCCCtaacacgcaaacacacacacacacacacacacacacacacacacacacacacacacacacacacacacacacacacacacacacacacacacacacagagcagtcagGAGCCTATACATTAGTACAttagtgtttctcaaccctctcctggagggccccctgccctgcatgttttagatctctccctgctccaacacagctgattcaaatgatcaactcgttatgaacaGTTTTTTATTAAGCAGCTgcaggagttcataacgagttgatcatttgaatcagctgtgttggagcagggagagatctaaaacatgcagggcagggggccctccaggagagggttgagaaacactgctataCATAATCAACAGCTTTTGGTGCCCGGGCCAAAAGTGGTGACTTCATTGCGTCAAGTGTCCCACTACAAGTTAGACACTACTGCAGAACAGCGATGCCTGTAGTCACATCTGCCAGAGCCACAGTGTGTCTTCAGTTGTGCTTGACAGGATGTCGTTTAACGATCTGCCCACAACGGGGGAGACTACAACTACAGGGAGTCACAGTTACAACAAATATGGGAGTCACGAAACCAAGTTTGTCAAACTAGTCTCATTACCAAAACTACTAGTATCCAACAATGTGAACACTTAAATGTGGTACTTAAAAATCAAACCGACAAAACCAGGTTTTGcatgaacaaataaatcagaGAACAGGCCAGCCAGATTATAGCTAAAACCAATCAAGAGTAAACTACCTGGTACTACTTGATTAGATGGGTCACGGTGCACATAAGTGTTTAGCTCGACTTGCTTTCTTTGGCTAACTACACATCATAGTCTAGTTCACTACGGGGAACCGACCGCAAACTTTGGCCAGTAGCAGCCAATTGAAGCAAAAGACTATAGCTACCTGGGCAGGTCGCTGCGCCACACGTACAAACTTCCGACGTAAGAGCAGGCAAGAAGCAAGCAGGACAGAACAGACACCCAGCACAGTCCGTCGGGAGACACGAAATCGccattgtgatttattttgtgcGAGAATGCGGAATCGCCATCTTCTGACATGGCTcgggggggacagggggcgAGGAATGAGTTTTACCGTGGAGTAAAATTTCTCACGCTCAGTTCTGTATCCTTCTTGAACAACTTCCTGTGTAATTACAAGTACATGACCGCAAGCTGCTGGCTGGAGGTAAACATGCAATTTCGGCGCTGTATTTTAACGTCATCATTCTCTTGCTCTTCTTCTGTGGATTTAGACGGTTGAGCTGTGCACACGCTGAAATGGCTTAGGGCTTTGAGATCAGCGGTTGTCTACCGCAACTGCACTAGTGCGCGGAGCCGACAAACATCTTGGTCTTAGCATAGGGCACCACATTGAATAAGTAATTTGGCCTCAATATGACGTTGTCTCAGGCAAATAATTTCTGTAAATATGGTGCTTGATCATTCATTTCCTTCCTGTgtatgttgtaaaaaaaaagcgtctgctaaataaatgtaaatgtaaatgtagtaaatAGCTTacctttttgcttttgtttcaaaAACTCCTTAAAAGATGATATTCCTGTGATTATCTACACagtaactgtataaatgtaaataaatatatgtatgcgtgtgtctgtttgtctgtatgcGCATGTTTTTCGGTTAATTGTTTTGTTCGGGTATTTATGagaaaattgctttggcaatactgtacatatgtgtggTCATGGCAATAAGGCTTGTTTGACTTTGAATTtgactttgaatttgaatattcCATAAGCTGCAACCACTGCGAGCATGCTTTGCATGTAGTAGTACTATTGCTGGTTTCCAAATATGCATGCCAATGTTCAGAGTTATGAAACTATTTCCCGAGCGGAAGCAGAAAAATACATGATTTAACAAATGAGTTTCACAAATTCACTGAAAGATAGGTGTACAAAAATGGCAATGTACAACATCTGGCACAGATAGTGGACAAAGGCTAAAGTTCAAATT contains:
- the rce1a gene encoding CAAX prenyl protease 2, with the protein product MSEDGDSAFSHKINHNGDFVSPDGLCWVSVLSCLLLACSYVGSLYVWRSDLPRDHPAVIKRRFTSVLIVSALSPAFVWAWKEITGVRPGPSLLSLMGIRLEGIVPAATLPLLLTMVLFLGPLVHLAMDCPWGFLDGIKVGIDPSFWALCVSDMRILRNQVVAPLTEELVFRASMLPMLVPCTGPGAAIFTCPLFFGVAHFHHVIELLRFRQGSVSSIFLSAAFQFSYTAVFGAYTAFIFIRTGHLLGPVLCHSFCNYMGFPAVSTALDHPQRLSLLCFYLLGLLLFLLLLFPMTDPQLYSGLPPVCSLAPSPGSVCS